AAGCGGCACTCGAAAAAGCGGGTGCTGAGGTCATTGTCGTGAATACGGACGGGGACGGAAGAGTGGATCTGGTACATCTGATGGAAATTCTGGGGAAAAGGGAAATCTGTTCCGTTTTTGTCGAGGGGGGAGGGCGTGTGAATGCGGCCGCTTTGAAAGCGGGTATTGTCGACAAGCTTCTTCTCTTTATCGCCCCGAAAATCATCGGCGGACGTGATGCACCGACATTTGTCGAGGGGGAAGGTATCGAGTCGGTCGAAGAGGCAAAGCCCCTTTCGCTGGTTTCAATGTTGCGGTTTGACGATGATATTATGTGTGAATATTATATAGTGAACGGGAATAAGGTTTAAGGAGAGAGGTATGTTTACCGGAATTATCGAAGAATGCGGAACAATAAAGGAAATCGGCGGACCACCGGGGGCCGTCGGATTTACCGTCGCAGCTGTTACCGTCCTCAAGGGAACCAAAAAGGGGGACAGCATTGCGGTAAATGGTGTGTGCGTTACCGTCAACCGGCTTTCACCCGATTCCTTTTCCTTTGCATTGACGCCGGAAACCATGGAACGCACCGTGTTCAAACAAATGAAAAAAGGAGACCGATGTAATCTGGAACGGGCGCTCAGGGCGGGAGATCCTTTTGGCGGGCATTTTGTCACCGGCCATTGCGACGGAACGGCGCAAATCGCGGCGATATCGGCAAGGGGTGACTCGCGGGTTTTTAAAATCAAAGCTGATCGCAGAATTATGAAATATATCGCTTCCAAAGGATCGGTCGCGGTAGACGGCATCAGTCTTACCCCCTATGATTGTACCGATACCGATTTTACCGTTTCCGTCATACCCCTCACATTGGAACAGACGACACTAAAAGACAAAAAACAGGGCGATATGGTGAATATAGAGGCGGATATTTTATGTAAATACCTTGAAAGGCTTGTCGATTGTACCATGCTTGCGGAAGAGGAAAAGAAAAAAAGTACGATCGATAAAGATTATCTGAAAAAGACAGGTTTTCTGATTTAGACGCGAGGAGGTGCGGCTATGGCATTCATTGCTATCGAAAAGGCAATAGAAGAAATTACCCGCGGCAAGATGATTATTGTCGTTGACGACGGGGACCGGGAGAATGAAGGAGATCTCATTATTGCCGCGGAAAAGGCGACACCGGAGTCCATTAATTTTATGGCGAAGTACGGCCGCGGCCTGATTTGCGTTCCCCTTCAGGGCGAACGGCTCGATATTCTCCGTCTCCCCCCGATGGTGTCGGACAACAGGGAAAAAATGAAAACCGCGTTTACCGTTTCGGTGGACGCGAAAGAATGCACGACCGGCATCTCCGCCCATGAACGGTGGCTTACCATCAAGAAACTGATCGACCCCGCGACAACGCCGGACGATCTCCTCCGGCCGGGGCATGTGTTTCCGCTGAGATATGAAAACGGAGGCGTCTTAAAACGCGCCGGTCATACCGAATCAGCGATCGATCTTGCCGTCCTCGCCGGATTGTATCCGGCGGGTATTATTTGCGAAATCATGAACGAAGACGGAACAATGGCGCGGACGCCGGAACTCGAAGTTTTCGCAAGCACTCACAACCTTTCGATCATCACGATCGCCGATCTCATCACTTATCGGATGAAAAAGGAAAAACTTATCGAACGGGTCGCGCAGGCGGAACTGCCCACGCGGTACGGTAATTTCAAGACGGTCGCATATAAATCGGCGGTGGACAATCAATGCCATCTCGCCCTGGTAAAAGGGGATGTCGCCGGCAAAAGGAATGTGGCGGTCAGGGTTCATTCCGAGTGTCTCACCGGTGACGCACTCGGTTCGCTGCGATGCGACTGCGGGGCCCAGCTTCAACGGGCGATGGAATATATTGCGGAAAAAGGCCGCGGCGTCATCCTCTACATGAGGCAGGAAGGCCGCGGCATCGGGCTGATGCATAAACTCAAGGCATATGAGCTTCAGGACGGCGGAAAGGACACGGTAGAGGCGAATGTCGAGCTGGGATTCCCCCCCGACCTGCGGGATTACGGCGTCGGCGCCCAGATACTCGTCGACCTCGGTCTGACGACGATTCACCTTTTGACCAACAACCCGTGTAAAATTGCCGGATTGTCCGGTTACGGACTCACCGTCACACGGCGAATCCCGATTGAAATCGAACCCCTTCCCACGAACGCCTTTTATCTTAAAACCAAAAAGGACAAGCTGGGACATATTATCAATATATAAGGTAATGGAGGATATCGACATGGAAAATATAAAAATCATCGAGGGAGAACTCATTGCAAAAAACCTGCGGTTCGGCATCGTCGTTTCGCGGTTTAACGAGTTTATCTCGGGTAAATTGCTGGAAGGCGCGCTAGATTGTCTGTTCAGGCATCAGGCCGATAAAAAAGACGTGTCGGTGGTATGGGTACCCGGTTCGTTCGAAATACCCATCACCGCACAGCGGATGGCCGCATCGGGGAACTATGATGCGATTATCTGTCTCGGCACCCTCATCAGGGGATCAACACCGCATTTCAACTATATCGCGGCGGAAGCTTCGAAGGGTATCGCCCAGGTCGGCCTGAAACATAATCTTCCCGTCCTTTTCGGGGTGATTACCACGGATACGATCGAACAGGCGATCGAACGAGCGGGAACCAAGGCGGGAAACAAGGGATTCCATGCCGCAGAAAGCGCGATCGAGATGGCGAATCTCTTCAAGAAGATATGATGCGTGTGACGGGAAAAAACTGAATCAATAACAAAGCAGAAACGGAGGACAAATGATTTTCAGACTGCTCTTTCCCGCACTGACCTTCATTGAAGCGGATTTTCTTTTAAAGGTACGGAAGAAAAGGGCGTTCGGCCGCGCATTAGCCGTATGGACCGGCGGCTGGGTATGTTTCAATATACTCTTTTTTATTCCCCTCATTTTCTCAAGCCGCTCCATCATGGGTTCCGCCGTTATTTTCACGCTGCTTTCTCTCTTCCTCCCGGCCGTCTTTCTTCTCAGATCGCATCTGATCGGATATTCCGAAAACACTTTGCTTCGAAGAATCACGTCATCCGAAGCGGATAAAAAACGGTTGACGGCCCTGCTGCGTGAAAAAACATCCATCGCGTTGACACTCTTTCTGCTTTCATTTTCCCTGCTCTTCGGCTATGCCCTGGCTGTTTCCTTTATTTTTTTACTTTTCGGGGCGATCACCCTGTCTCTCTTTTTCATCCAGCTGGCCGTTTCCGCAATATCGTCTATCATCATTCTTATCCTTTTCGTTTTTCG
The window above is part of the Spirochaetales bacterium genome. Proteins encoded here:
- a CDS encoding 6,7-dimethyl-8-ribityllumazine synthase, which codes for MKIIEGELIAKNLRFGIVVSRFNEFISGKLLEGALDCLFRHQADKKDVSVVWVPGSFEIPITAQRMAASGNYDAIICLGTLIRGSTPHFNYIAAEASKGIAQVGLKHNLPVLFGVITTDTIEQAIERAGTKAGNKGFHAAESAIEMANLFKKI
- a CDS encoding bifunctional 3,4-dihydroxy-2-butanone-4-phosphate synthase/GTP cyclohydrolase II, whose protein sequence is MAFIAIEKAIEEITRGKMIIVVDDGDRENEGDLIIAAEKATPESINFMAKYGRGLICVPLQGERLDILRLPPMVSDNREKMKTAFTVSVDAKECTTGISAHERWLTIKKLIDPATTPDDLLRPGHVFPLRYENGGVLKRAGHTESAIDLAVLAGLYPAGIICEIMNEDGTMARTPELEVFASTHNLSIITIADLITYRMKKEKLIERVAQAELPTRYGNFKTVAYKSAVDNQCHLALVKGDVAGKRNVAVRVHSECLTGDALGSLRCDCGAQLQRAMEYIAEKGRGVILYMRQEGRGIGLMHKLKAYELQDGGKDTVEANVELGFPPDLRDYGVGAQILVDLGLTTIHLLTNNPCKIAGLSGYGLTVTRRIPIEIEPLPTNAFYLKTKKDKLGHIINI
- a CDS encoding riboflavin synthase, whose product is MFTGIIEECGTIKEIGGPPGAVGFTVAAVTVLKGTKKGDSIAVNGVCVTVNRLSPDSFSFALTPETMERTVFKQMKKGDRCNLERALRAGDPFGGHFVTGHCDGTAQIAAISARGDSRVFKIKADRRIMKYIASKGSVAVDGISLTPYDCTDTDFTVSVIPLTLEQTTLKDKKQGDMVNIEADILCKYLERLVDCTMLAEEEKKKSTIDKDYLKKTGFLI